Sequence from the Burkholderiaceae bacterium DAT-1 genome:
CGTCAGCATCAAACGCGTCAAAGCGCCCGCATCGCGGCTGACGCCAGCGGGATATAGATCAGCAAGGTGATCGTAGCCAACCAGATGCAGACTGCGCGCGGTGTGATTGAAAAACTCGACATTCACGCCGCGCACGTAGTTGGGATCAACCAATTCATAGGCGGGCCCGATCTTGCGGCTCCACTCCAGCCAGTCTGGCATGCGGGTCATGCGGGCACACTATCCGGTCAAAGGGTTTCTTTAAGCGCCTCTGCCTGAGCGAGTGCTGTATCGGCACTGTCAGCCATTACGCAGTAGTGTCCCATCTTTCGGCCCGGACGTGCTGCTTTTTTGCCATATAGATGCAGTCGAGTGTTGGGCGCCTGCATCAGTACATCCCATTTCGGCTCGCCACCATCATCCTGCCAGACATCACCCAGCAAGTTGACCATCACCACGGGTGTCAGCAAACGGCTATCGCCCGGATGCAGGCCGCACATGGCACGCACCTGCTGCTCGTACTGGCTCACCAGACAGGCGTCGATGGTGAAATGCCCGGAGTTATGCGGACGTGGCGCAATCTCGTTGACCACCAACGAATCGTCGTCGAGTACGAAGAATTCCACCGCCAGCACGCCGATATAATCAAGCGCCTGTGCCAGTTGCACGGCCATGGTCTGGGCTTGCGCGGCCAGATCGGTCGATACGCGAGCCGGGACGATGCTGACATCAAGAATGCCGTTGGCGTGCTGATTTTCCGATACCGGAAACACCGCATGTGCAGTCGCCGAGCTGCGGGTGACAATCGCCGAGATTTCCAGCTTCAGCGGCAGCATCTTTTCCAGCACGCACGCCTGTCCGCCCAGATTAGCGAAGGCAGCACGTGCTTCATCTGCTGTTTTGACGCGCACTTGACCCTTACCGTCGTAGCCCAGACGCGCAGTCTTGAGGATACCCGGCAGATAGGGGGTCAGGTCATGCGCCAGATCATCCACGCTTTCTAGCGCCAGATAAGGCGCGGTGGCCAGTCCAGCTTTGCGAATCCAGGCTTTTTCCTTGATGCGATCCTGGGCAATCGCCACACAATCGCCCGATGGACTCACCGGCACATGCTGTGCCAGCCAGCGCATGGAATCGGCATTGACGTTTTCGAATTCGGTGGTGACCGCAGCACAATGGCGCGCCAGATCTTCCAGCGCCACCGGATCATTGTAGGCGGCACAGATATGGCGATCGGCATACGCCGCAGCAGGGGCATCGGGATCAGGATCGAGTACGGTGACACCGTATCCGAGTGTTTTGGCGGCAGTCGCAAACATGCGACCCAGTTGCCCGCCCCCCAGAATGCCCAGCATCGCGGGCGGCAAAATTGGCTTAGTCACCCCGGACATTATTCAATCTCCGGCAATTGCATCGCCAGCACGGCGTTTTTCTGCTGCTCGCGGAACGCGTTCAGGCGCTCGCGCAGTTCAGGCACTTCATTGGCCAGCAACGATACAGCGAACAGCGCAGCATTGGCT
This genomic interval carries:
- a CDS encoding 5-(carboxyamino)imidazole ribonucleotide synthase gives rise to the protein MSGVTKPILPPAMLGILGGGQLGRMFATAAKTLGYGVTVLDPDPDAPAAAYADRHICAAYNDPVALEDLARHCAAVTTEFENVNADSMRWLAQHVPVSPSGDCVAIAQDRIKEKAWIRKAGLATAPYLALESVDDLAHDLTPYLPGILKTARLGYDGKGQVRVKTADEARAAFANLGGQACVLEKMLPLKLEISAIVTRSSATAHAVFPVSENQHANGILDVSIVPARVSTDLAAQAQTMAVQLAQALDYIGVLAVEFFVLDDDSLVVNEIAPRPHNSGHFTIDACLVSQYEQQVRAMCGLHPGDSRLLTPVVMVNLLGDVWQDDGGEPKWDVLMQAPNTRLHLYGKKAARPGRKMGHYCVMADSADTALAQAEALKETL